A window of the Thermoanaerobacter uzonensis DSM 18761 genome harbors these coding sequences:
- a CDS encoding AIR synthase related protein: MIERYRDLVVIYENDVAYVISCDSLGAIGNKENDVLKVDEEIVGRTTLKVALSEVLCVGAKPLVISDTLSVEMNPTGQKILKGIKNELEENGLSGVVFTGSTEENFLTSMTGIGITVIAKANIGDLKIKKVKAGMHVSLLGYPRVGSEVLGAKDVLNLSDYIKISNSNKIVEAIPVGSKGIKYEIGILEKISGLKVEANFPQHFDVLKSGGPSTCCLVVHSEEDTASIKGLTDKPLTYVGVLV; encoded by the coding sequence GTGATTGAGAGATACAGAGATTTAGTTGTAATTTATGAAAATGATGTAGCATATGTGATATCTTGTGACAGCCTTGGAGCAATAGGGAATAAAGAGAATGATGTGTTAAAAGTTGATGAAGAGATTGTAGGGAGAACTACTTTAAAAGTGGCTCTTTCGGAAGTACTATGTGTAGGAGCAAAACCTTTAGTCATATCAGATACTTTATCTGTTGAAATGAATCCAACAGGGCAAAAAATTTTAAAAGGCATAAAAAATGAGCTTGAGGAGAACGGGCTTTCAGGCGTAGTTTTTACAGGAAGTACTGAAGAAAATTTCCTTACATCTATGACAGGTATAGGGATTACAGTAATAGCAAAAGCAAATATTGGGGACTTAAAGATAAAAAAAGTCAAAGCAGGTATGCATGTTTCTCTTTTAGGTTATCCACGTGTAGGAAGTGAAGTTTTAGGAGCAAAAGATGTTCTTAATTTAAGTGATTATATAAAGATTTCTAATTCCAATAAAATAGTGGAAGCAATACCTGTTGGTTCAAAAGGGATAAAATATGAAATTGGCATATTAGAGAAGATATCAGGATTAAAGGTGGAGGCGAATTTTCCACAACATTTTGATGTATTAAAATCAGGGGGGCCTTCTACCTGTTGCCTTGTAGTCCACAGTGAGGAAGATACAGCCTCTATTAAAGGACTGACAGATAAACCTTTAACATATGTCGGAGTGCTGGTTTAG
- the cbiB gene encoding adenosylcobinamide-phosphate synthase CbiB → MEVVLAYLLDLLIGDPEGYPHPVRIIGRVVSHLESILRKYAKSDRALKITGFILCGLTVTLAFAATYVLLYIAGLIHPYLKYALDVLIIYTCLATKDLGKAAGRVYEALTKGDIVEARKRLSYIVSRDTDRLDVENISRGAIETVAENISDGIIAPMFYAFIGGAPLAIFYKAASTLDSMVGYRNEKYLDLGFASAKLDDILNFIPARITGFLIVIAAFLLGYDYKNSWRIFLRDRLKHQSPNSAHGEAAVAGALNIQLGGLNYYFGKPEIKPTLGDGKEKITPQRIKDSIRIMYMASFLGLVVLYGMKILIS, encoded by the coding sequence ATGGAAGTGGTATTAGCCTATTTATTAGATTTGTTGATAGGAGACCCTGAAGGATATCCTCATCCTGTAAGAATTATAGGGAGAGTGGTATCACATTTAGAGAGTATACTTAGAAAATATGCTAAAAGTGACAGAGCTTTAAAAATAACAGGTTTTATACTGTGTGGACTTACAGTAACTTTGGCATTTGCAGCAACATATGTACTACTTTATATTGCAGGACTTATACATCCATATTTAAAGTATGCTTTAGATGTTTTAATTATATATACCTGCCTTGCTACAAAAGACCTTGGTAAAGCTGCTGGAAGAGTATACGAAGCGTTAACAAAGGGTGATATAGTTGAAGCAAGGAAAAGATTATCTTATATAGTCAGTAGGGATACAGATAGGCTTGATGTTGAGAATATATCCAGAGGAGCGATAGAAACAGTTGCAGAGAATATATCAGACGGTATAATAGCCCCTATGTTTTATGCGTTTATAGGAGGTGCGCCGCTGGCTATCTTTTATAAGGCAGCAAGCACTCTTGATTCTATGGTAGGCTATAGAAATGAAAAGTACCTCGACTTAGGATTTGCTTCTGCAAAACTTGACGACATATTAAATTTTATCCCTGCTCGCATAACAGGTTTTTTGATTGTTATAGCTGCTTTTCTCTTAGGCTATGATTATAAAAATAGTTGGAGGATTTTTTTAAGAGATAGGTTGAAACATCAAAGTCCAAACAGTGCCCATGGAGAAGCAGCAGTTGCCGGTGCTTTAAATATACAACTTGGAGGTCTCAATTATTATTTTGGAAAGCCGGAAATTAAACCAACTCTTGGGGATGGAAAAGAAAAAATTACTCCACAGCGCATAAAAGACAGCATAAGAATAATGTATATGGCTTCATTTTTAGGTCTTGTAGTGCTTTATGGGATGAAGATTTTGATATCATAA
- a CDS encoding FecCD family ABC transporter permease, translated as MKFKRAIYFGTAFLLLIFTMILSISAGAVKIPLQEILNVFLGGGSETSRTIILNLRLPRVVESAVVGMGLSVVGAFFQGLLRNPMADPYVMGISSGAAFGATIAIILGLGIFGLSFMAFITSLMTVFFVYTISKTGTRVSMTTMLLAGIAISAFMSAIISLMMLLKHDEFSRIVFWTMGGFSLINWNGVVFSTPVILIGSFVMYVFSRDVNAILTGEEVAEHLGVNTELVKKVILVTGSLVTATAVSVGGIIGFVGLVVPHISRLIVGPDNRILVPFSAISGAIFLTFADLSARVILKPMEIPIGIITAAFGGPFFLYLLIKSKQKGEGM; from the coding sequence GTGAAATTCAAAAGAGCCATATATTTTGGTACAGCCTTTTTACTGCTTATCTTTACCATGATTTTATCAATTTCTGCAGGGGCGGTAAAAATACCCCTGCAGGAAATTTTAAATGTTTTTTTAGGCGGGGGAAGTGAAACCTCTAGGACGATAATCCTTAATTTAAGACTTCCAAGAGTAGTTGAATCTGCAGTTGTAGGAATGGGGCTTTCAGTTGTAGGAGCGTTTTTTCAAGGGCTTTTGAGAAATCCAATGGCAGACCCTTATGTTATGGGTATATCATCAGGAGCGGCTTTTGGTGCTACTATTGCGATAATATTAGGACTTGGAATATTTGGACTTAGTTTTATGGCATTTATTACTTCTTTAATGACTGTATTTTTTGTATACACTATTTCTAAAACTGGGACAAGAGTATCTATGACTACAATGTTATTGGCGGGTATAGCCATAAGCGCTTTTATGTCTGCAATTATCTCTCTCATGATGCTTTTAAAACATGATGAGTTTTCTCGAATTGTTTTTTGGACTATGGGAGGATTTAGCCTCATAAACTGGAATGGTGTGGTCTTTTCTACTCCTGTTATATTGATTGGTTCTTTTGTTATGTATGTATTTTCAAGGGATGTAAATGCGATATTGACAGGAGAAGAGGTTGCCGAACATTTAGGTGTCAACACAGAATTGGTCAAAAAAGTAATTCTTGTGACAGGGTCACTGGTTACTGCAACAGCTGTATCAGTCGGAGGAATTATAGGTTTTGTGGGACTTGTTGTGCCTCATATATCAAGGCTTATTGTAGGACCTGACAATAGAATTCTTGTACCTTTTAGTGCTATATCGGGAGCGATATTTTTAACTTTTGCAGACCTATCAGCACGAGTTATTTTAAAACCAATGGAAATTCCAATTGGGATAATTACTGCGGCATTTGGAGGACCATTCTTTTTGTATCTGTTAATAAAGAGCAAACAAAAAGGTGAAGGAATGTGA
- a CDS encoding ABC transporter ATP-binding protein: MAILQVDKLHFSYGEREVLRGIDFTINKSIVIGIIGANGSGKTTLLKNISGYLTPTYGNVFVLGKNIKGFTIKEKAKYIGYVPQDIVYDFEFSCYDVVMMGRIPYLKRFQSERKEDRDIVRECMEITNTWQFKDKSIKELSGGERQRVYIARALAQKARILLMDEPVSHLDIKYQVEILSLVKDLSLKGILVIVVLHDINLASQFCDEIFIMKEGKIIASGSPRNVLTLNNINSAFSIDVEVFENPVTHTPYVIPSLNGKEQLKVV, translated from the coding sequence ATGGCAATTTTACAGGTAGATAAATTACATTTTTCTTATGGGGAAAGGGAAGTTTTAAGAGGGATAGATTTTACCATAAATAAAAGCATAGTGATAGGGATAATTGGTGCAAATGGAAGTGGCAAGACTACCCTTTTAAAGAATATATCAGGGTATTTGACGCCAACTTATGGTAATGTTTTTGTGTTGGGGAAAAATATCAAAGGCTTTACTATAAAAGAAAAGGCAAAATATATAGGTTATGTGCCTCAAGATATAGTTTACGACTTTGAATTTAGCTGTTATGACGTAGTAATGATGGGAAGAATTCCTTATCTTAAAAGGTTTCAGTCGGAGAGAAAAGAAGACAGAGATATTGTAAGAGAGTGCATGGAAATTACAAATACATGGCAGTTTAAAGACAAAAGCATAAAAGAGTTAAGCGGCGGTGAGAGGCAAAGGGTGTATATAGCAAGGGCATTAGCACAAAAAGCTCGAATTTTACTCATGGATGAGCCAGTTTCTCACCTTGATATAAAGTACCAAGTTGAAATACTGTCCCTTGTAAAAGATTTATCCTTAAAAGGGATACTTGTAATTGTTGTGCTCCACGATATTAATCTTGCTTCCCAGTTTTGTGATGAGATTTTCATAATGAAAGAAGGAAAAATAATAGCATCTGGGTCTCCCAGAAATGTTTTAACATTGAACAATATAAATTCAGCTTTTTCAATAGATGTGGAAGTATTTGAAAATCCAGTTACCCATACTCCTTACGTTATTCCATCGCTAAATGGAAAGGAGCAACTCAAAGTTGTGTAA
- a CDS encoding cobyric acid synthase, giving the protein MALKLMIQGTASSVGKSLLVAAFCRIFKQDGYRVAPFKSQNMALNSYITDEGLEIGRAQAMQAEAAGVKPSYHMNPILLKPSSDKKSQVVLRGKVYKNMSAAEYHQFKPQLLKFIKEDFDFLASQNDIVVIEGAGSPAEINLRDRDVVNMGMAEMVNAPVLLVGDIDKGGVFASIAGTLLLLKENERNRIEGVLINKFRGDIEILKPGLKMLEDIIHKKVLGVVPYMDVHIDEEDGATERFYRRNTEGDIEIAVINLPHISNFTDFEPLAKVPGIKLRYVNKGERIGNCDVVIIPGTKNTIGDLQALKGYRLDKEIFEMRKKGKFIVGICGGYQMLGKIIKDPGRIESTTSEIEGLGLLDIETVIENEKTTTQVKAVIRNNLPSILSPLRNIAVEGYEIHMGQSRIVGDCQPFSVITHRNGEKIEVYDGCISDDGKVFGTYIHGIFENREFVREFINIVRKSKGLSPIEEIIDYKEFKEREYDKLADIVRKSIDMKEVYEIMERYKD; this is encoded by the coding sequence ATGGCACTTAAATTGATGATACAAGGGACCGCATCGTCTGTTGGCAAAAGCTTATTGGTTGCCGCTTTTTGCAGAATTTTCAAGCAAGATGGTTACAGAGTAGCACCTTTTAAGTCTCAAAATATGGCTTTGAATTCCTATATAACCGATGAAGGACTAGAAATAGGAAGAGCACAAGCTATGCAGGCGGAAGCGGCAGGAGTTAAGCCTTCTTATCACATGAATCCAATACTTCTAAAGCCTAGTTCTGATAAAAAAAGCCAAGTTGTTTTAAGAGGCAAAGTTTATAAAAACATGTCTGCAGCCGAATACCACCAATTTAAGCCACAGCTTTTAAAGTTTATTAAAGAGGACTTTGATTTTCTTGCAAGTCAAAATGACATTGTAGTAATAGAAGGCGCTGGAAGCCCTGCAGAAATAAATTTAAGAGATAGAGATGTCGTAAACATGGGTATGGCAGAGATGGTAAATGCACCAGTACTTCTTGTAGGAGATATTGATAAAGGTGGTGTATTTGCTTCAATAGCTGGTACTTTGCTCCTTTTAAAAGAAAATGAGAGAAATCGCATTGAAGGTGTACTTATAAACAAGTTTAGAGGAGACATTGAAATATTAAAGCCAGGTCTTAAGATGTTAGAAGACATTATACACAAAAAGGTTTTAGGTGTTGTCCCTTATATGGATGTGCACATTGATGAAGAGGATGGGGCGACGGAGAGATTTTATCGTAGGAATACAGAAGGAGATATAGAGATTGCAGTTATAAATCTTCCCCACATATCGAATTTTACGGATTTTGAACCTCTTGCTAAAGTTCCCGGAATAAAGCTTCGCTATGTGAATAAAGGGGAAAGGATTGGAAATTGTGATGTTGTTATAATTCCGGGAACAAAAAACACAATTGGAGATTTGCAAGCATTAAAAGGATATAGGCTTGATAAGGAAATTTTTGAAATGAGGAAAAAAGGTAAATTTATAGTCGGCATTTGCGGAGGATACCAAATGCTGGGAAAAATCATTAAAGACCCGGGAAGAATTGAAAGTACAACTTCAGAAATTGAGGGACTGGGACTTTTGGATATAGAGACTGTAATTGAAAATGAAAAGACAACAACCCAAGTTAAGGCGGTTATTCGCAATAATTTACCATCAATATTATCACCTCTTAGAAATATTGCTGTAGAGGGATATGAAATACACATGGGGCAAAGTCGAATTGTGGGAGATTGTCAGCCTTTTTCAGTAATAACTCATAGAAATGGAGAAAAAATCGAAGTCTATGACGGTTGTATAAGCGATGATGGAAAAGTGTTTGGAACTTACATACACGGAATTTTTGAAAATAGAGAGTTTGTCAGGGAATTTATAAATATTGTGAGAAAATCAAAAGGACTTTCTCCTATAGAGGAAATTATTGATTACAAAGAATTTAAAGAAAGAGAATATGATAAGCTTGCAGATATTGTGAGAAAAAGTATTGACATGAAAGAAGTCTATGAAATTATGGAGAGGTATAAAGATTAA
- a CDS encoding THUMP domain-containing class I SAM-dependent RNA methyltransferase, protein MSKIEFIASTLFGVEAITAREVKELGYKDITVENGKITFVGDEMALCRSNLWIRTAERIYVKIGEFTATTFEELFEGTKALPWEDWIPEDGRFPVEGYSIKSKLFSVSDCQAIVKKAVVERLKKKYKKEWFEENGATYKIKFSLIKDKVTLMIDTSGDGLHKRGYRVISNEAPLRETLAAAMIMLSFWKPHRPLIDPFCGSGTIPIEAAMIGINLAPGLKRQFVSEKWWRISNKLWKEAREEAIGAIKKDITLNIKGYDIDENAVKLSKDNARKASVEKYITFENAPLKDLKTDDKYGVIICNPPYGERMGELKEVEKLYKEMGKVFKKLDTWSFYILTSHERFEKLFGREASKKRKLYNGMLKTYYYQYYGPKPEN, encoded by the coding sequence ATGTCAAAAATAGAATTTATAGCATCTACTCTTTTTGGTGTGGAAGCAATAACTGCAAGAGAGGTAAAAGAGTTAGGATATAAAGATATCACTGTAGAGAATGGAAAAATCACTTTTGTAGGTGATGAGATGGCTTTATGCCGTTCTAATCTTTGGATTAGAACAGCAGAGAGAATATACGTAAAAATAGGGGAATTTACTGCCACAACTTTTGAAGAACTTTTTGAAGGTACCAAGGCTCTTCCCTGGGAAGATTGGATACCTGAAGATGGCAGGTTTCCTGTGGAGGGTTATTCAATAAAATCCAAGCTTTTCAGTGTGTCTGACTGTCAGGCAATAGTTAAAAAAGCTGTTGTGGAAAGGCTTAAGAAGAAATACAAAAAAGAATGGTTTGAAGAAAACGGCGCAACTTATAAAATAAAATTTTCATTAATAAAAGACAAGGTAACACTTATGATTGACACGAGTGGTGACGGTTTACACAAAAGAGGCTATAGAGTCATATCCAATGAAGCACCTTTGAGAGAAACTTTGGCTGCTGCTATGATAATGCTGAGCTTTTGGAAACCGCATAGACCTTTGATAGACCCTTTTTGTGGCTCTGGGACGATTCCGATCGAGGCAGCTATGATTGGAATAAATCTCGCACCAGGTTTAAAACGACAATTTGTTTCCGAAAAATGGTGGAGAATATCAAATAAATTATGGAAAGAAGCGAGAGAAGAAGCGATTGGTGCTATTAAAAAAGATATAACTTTAAACATAAAAGGATATGACATTGATGAAAACGCCGTCAAATTGTCAAAAGACAATGCGCGTAAAGCTAGTGTAGAGAAATACATAACTTTTGAAAATGCCCCATTAAAAGATTTAAAAACAGATGATAAATATGGTGTTATAATATGCAACCCTCCTTATGGTGAAAGGATGGGGGAATTAAAGGAAGTAGAAAAACTTTATAAAGAAATGGGAAAAGTTTTCAAAAAACTTGATACGTGGTCTTTTTATATACTTACTTCCCATGAAAGATTTGAGAAACTCTTTGGAAGAGAGGCTTCTAAAAAAAGAAAGCTTTACAATGGCATGTTAAAAACTTACTATTATCAGTATTATGGACCAAAACCAGAAAACTAA
- a CDS encoding type II toxin-antitoxin system PemK/MazF family toxin — translation MMKNDIKPGDVLLLSFPTHIPKGHEQEGKRPVVVVAVPKGPMRYPLIIVVPLTTQDGE, via the coding sequence ATGATGAAAAATGATATAAAACCGGGAGACGTCCTCCTTCTTTCTTTTCCTACTCATATTCCAAAAGGGCATGAACAGGAAGGCAAAAGGCCGGTTGTTGTAGTAGCAGTACCAAAAGGACCTATGAGGTATCCGCTTATAATAGTAGTTCCATTAACGACACAAGATGGAGAATAG
- a CDS encoding cobyrinate a,c-diamide synthase, whose translation MCKAVMIAGTHSGAGKTTVSLGLMGVLSKRYKVQPFKVGPDYIDAAYHRYVTENFSCNLDLYLLGEQNLKSLFYKNACNADISIIEGVMGMYDGIDTTKKGSSADIAKILDIPVILVVDASSMATSVSALIMGYMHYDREVKIVGVILNKVGSEKHYALLKECITRDLGIEVFGYLPKDPKLDLPERHLGLVPIYEMPEIKHKFDTLYDYIEKYIYIEKILNVGVVDCSNRFRNTIGEGHDLKRVKIGYAFDEAFNFYYKESLELFEEMGAELVPFSPLKDYKLPDEISGLYIGGGFPEVFAERLNKNKKILKSVKDAIDSGMPAYAECGGFMYLTKSITDLQGNTFEMAGIYDFETVMTKRLQRFGYVEAEVIEDNLLFRKGDKIKGHEFHHSIIKGFSQKASYVVHKPGKENAWECGFVHKNCLATYVHINLYTYKEAVKRFVDKCVQYRNSNAFQED comes from the coding sequence TTGTGTAAGGCTGTAATGATTGCAGGCACCCATTCAGGGGCAGGTAAAACTACTGTAAGCCTTGGGCTTATGGGAGTGTTGTCAAAAAGGTATAAAGTTCAGCCTTTTAAAGTAGGTCCAGATTATATAGATGCTGCTTATCACAGATATGTCACAGAGAATTTTTCCTGCAATCTCGACTTGTACCTGTTGGGGGAACAAAACCTTAAGTCGCTTTTTTACAAAAATGCCTGCAATGCTGACATTTCTATAATTGAAGGTGTTATGGGAATGTACGATGGGATTGATACTACAAAAAAGGGGAGCAGTGCTGACATTGCGAAAATTTTAGATATTCCTGTGATTTTAGTTGTAGATGCTTCTTCTATGGCGACAAGTGTATCAGCTTTAATAATGGGTTATATGCACTATGACAGGGAAGTAAAAATTGTAGGGGTGATATTAAATAAAGTTGGAAGTGAAAAACACTATGCCCTTTTGAAAGAATGCATAACAAGAGATTTAGGTATTGAGGTTTTTGGCTATCTTCCAAAGGATCCAAAATTAGATTTGCCAGAAAGACACTTAGGCCTTGTACCGATATATGAGATGCCAGAAATTAAACACAAGTTTGATACCTTATATGATTATATTGAAAAATACATTTATATAGAAAAAATTCTTAATGTAGGTGTAGTTGACTGTTCAAATAGATTTAGAAACACAATTGGTGAGGGCCATGATTTAAAAAGGGTAAAAATAGGGTATGCGTTTGATGAGGCTTTTAATTTTTATTACAAAGAGAGTTTGGAACTTTTTGAAGAAATGGGAGCAGAACTTGTACCCTTTAGCCCTCTTAAAGATTATAAATTACCAGATGAAATATCGGGTTTGTACATAGGGGGAGGATTTCCAGAGGTTTTCGCGGAGAGGCTTAATAAAAACAAAAAAATATTAAAATCGGTTAAAGATGCAATAGATTCAGGTATGCCTGCATATGCAGAGTGTGGCGGCTTTATGTATCTTACCAAAAGCATAACAGATTTACAAGGAAATACTTTTGAAATGGCAGGAATTTATGATTTTGAAACTGTCATGACAAAAAGGCTTCAGAGATTTGGCTATGTTGAGGCAGAAGTTATTGAAGATAACCTCCTTTTTAGAAAAGGGGATAAAATAAAAGGGCATGAGTTTCACCACTCAATAATAAAAGGTTTTTCACAGAAAGCCTCATACGTTGTGCATAAACCGGGAAAAGAAAATGCTTGGGAATGTGGATTTGTGCATAAAAATTGCTTGGCGACGTATGTTCACATAAATTTATACACATATAAAGAGGCTGTCAAGAGGTTTGTTGACAAATGTGTTCAATACCGAAACTCAAATGCTTTTCAGGAGGATTAA
- a CDS encoding ABC transporter substrate-binding protein yields the protein MRRFKGLLALLVVFALMFSLAACSTNNATKPQDTSQTATETVKTQFPLKVTDFLGREVTIDKKPQRIVSLAPSTTELIYALGVGNKVVGVTDFDNYPPEVKEVPKVGGFKGPNIEAITAQKPDIIFASTLSGKEQMESLEKMGVPVVMLEAKNIDQIYQSIRIIGQITGTEKKGEELIKQMQDKIKEINDKVKDLPKVSVFYLVSLDGNWTAGKGTFIDELINLAGGKNVAEDVNGWAQYSVEELVKKNPDVIITSPHAGNVKDIKNMAGYKDTNAVKNDKIFVISNDDIIARASNRIVLGLEEIAKFLHPEAFK from the coding sequence ATGAGAAGATTTAAAGGTTTACTTGCTTTATTGGTAGTCTTTGCTTTAATGTTTTCACTGGCTGCTTGTTCAACAAACAATGCTACAAAGCCACAAGATACATCTCAAACAGCAACTGAAACCGTAAAAACTCAGTTTCCTTTAAAGGTTACTGATTTTTTAGGAAGAGAAGTAACTATAGACAAAAAACCTCAAAGAATAGTTTCTCTTGCACCTTCTACAACAGAGCTTATATATGCTTTAGGAGTAGGAAATAAAGTAGTGGGTGTTACAGACTTTGATAATTATCCACCTGAGGTCAAGGAGGTACCCAAAGTGGGGGGATTTAAAGGGCCAAATATAGAAGCGATTACTGCTCAAAAACCTGATATAATTTTTGCTTCCACTCTTTCAGGCAAAGAGCAAATGGAATCTTTAGAAAAGATGGGTGTCCCTGTTGTAATGTTGGAGGCAAAAAATATTGACCAGATATACCAGTCTATAAGAATAATAGGTCAAATAACAGGAACTGAGAAAAAAGGCGAAGAGTTAATTAAACAAATGCAAGATAAAATAAAAGAAATAAATGACAAAGTCAAGGACCTTCCGAAAGTCAGCGTATTTTATCTGGTCTCTCTTGACGGAAACTGGACAGCAGGTAAAGGCACATTTATTGATGAGCTTATAAACCTTGCAGGTGGCAAAAACGTTGCAGAGGATGTAAATGGGTGGGCGCAGTACAGCGTAGAAGAATTAGTCAAGAAAAATCCTGATGTGATAATAACATCTCCTCATGCAGGAAATGTAAAAGACATCAAAAACATGGCAGGATACAAAGACACAAATGCTGTTAAAAATGACAAGATATTTGTGATAAGCAATGATGACATAATAGCAAGAGCTTCTAATAGAATTGTTTTAGGACTTGAAGAAATTGCAAAATTCTTACATCCGGAGGCATTTAAGTAA
- a CDS encoding ECF transporter S component, which produces MKEKANALKNVKTLTLVAMLIALSAVGALIKIFNTVAFDSMPGYFAALYLGSWYGALVISLGHMLTAITSGFPLGLTNHIYIAVQMALYAYLFRFFYRKFNIYIAVIVATILNGPVATLLFVPIFGWGFFAAWVLPLTIASFANVFLAALIYEAIPKRSRE; this is translated from the coding sequence GTGAAAGAAAAAGCAAATGCATTAAAAAATGTGAAAACTCTTACTCTTGTTGCTATGCTTATAGCCTTAAGTGCTGTAGGTGCTCTTATAAAAATCTTTAACACTGTTGCCTTTGACTCAATGCCAGGGTATTTTGCTGCATTATACCTTGGAAGTTGGTATGGAGCCCTTGTAATAAGTTTAGGGCACATGCTTACAGCAATTACTTCTGGATTTCCTTTAGGGCTTACAAATCACATATACATAGCAGTGCAAATGGCATTATATGCCTATTTGTTTAGATTTTTTTATCGAAAATTTAACATCTATATTGCAGTAATTGTTGCTACCATCTTAAATGGACCTGTTGCAACCCTTTTGTTTGTACCTATATTCGGATGGGGATTTTTTGCGGCATGGGTACTTCCCCTAACAATTGCGTCGTTTGCAAATGTATTTCTTGCAGCGTTAATTTACGAAGCGATACCGAAAAGGAGTAGGGAATAA
- a CDS encoding TPM domain-containing protein yields the protein MKKRIFLFAIAFLLLFFNSIAFSAPDVPSRPTQFKYVYDYAGLMSQNDIEEIEKVGKALDDATKAQIIVVTVDSIGDYPIEEYSLSLFRKWGIGDKEKNNGVLLLVVKDRLLKGQAGKVRIDVGYGLEGAIPDSVAGRVLDDFVLPNWARGEYSKGIYEGYMAIASRVAKEYNIGLQGLDASKYSINANNSNDSGISWEDIAAVIILILIFIIFGRGGRNIRRNWWGPGSFGSGGFGGFRGGGFGGGGFGGGGGFGGGSAGGGGASR from the coding sequence ATGAAAAAGAGAATTTTTTTATTTGCAATTGCCTTTTTACTTTTATTTTTTAATTCCATAGCTTTTTCTGCTCCTGATGTTCCATCTAGACCTACTCAGTTTAAATATGTATATGATTATGCGGGGCTTATGTCTCAAAATGATATAGAGGAGATCGAAAAAGTAGGGAAAGCTTTAGATGATGCCACAAAGGCGCAAATAATAGTTGTTACAGTTGACAGCATTGGAGATTACCCAATTGAGGAATATTCTCTTAGCCTTTTTAGAAAGTGGGGAATAGGAGACAAGGAGAAAAACAACGGTGTTCTCCTTTTAGTGGTAAAAGACAGACTTTTAAAAGGCCAGGCTGGTAAAGTGAGAATTGATGTAGGTTATGGTTTGGAAGGAGCAATACCGGATTCTGTAGCAGGAAGGGTTTTGGATGACTTTGTATTGCCTAATTGGGCAAGAGGCGAATATTCAAAAGGTATATATGAAGGCTATATGGCCATAGCCTCAAGAGTTGCAAAAGAGTACAACATAGGCCTTCAAGGACTGGATGCTTCTAAGTACAGTATCAATGCAAATAATAGCAATGATAGTGGTATATCGTGGGAAGATATTGCTGCAGTGATTATACTCATCTTAATATTTATTATCTTTGGAAGAGGAGGAAGAAATATAAGAAGAAACTGGTGGGGTCCAGGAAGCTTTGGTTCAGGAGGATTTGGAGGCTTTAGAGGTGGTGGCTTCGGCGGCGGAGGTTTTGGCGGCGGGGGAGGCTTCGGCGGAGGCTCTGCCGGCGGTGGAGGAGCTAGCCGTTAA